The genomic stretch GCAGCTCACGCCGGATCAACTCGCGGCGTGGATGGAGCATTTCCAAGGTCAGCAGGCCGCCTGAACCGGGCCCGCTGATGGCACGCAACGCCGATGCTTACGCGTCGGCGTTGTCGTTTGAGGCATCGCCATTTGCAGGCCGCTCGGGCCGCTCCGGTCGATCTCGCATGCCGCCCTTCACCATGTCGAAGCGGAACAGGCGGCACTCGATGTTGCCGTTGTACAGCGGCGTACGCTGCGATTCCTTGAGCCGCATCCGACGCGGCATCGAGAGATCGCCAGTGAAGACGAATGCCTTCCAGCCGGCGAATTCACGCTTGAGCGTGCCGGCAAAGGCCTGCGCAAATTCGTTGGCGGCGGCCTCTTCCTCCGGGTCGACCGGGGGCGGTGGCTCGGGCTGGCGCAGTTCGCGCACCGGACGGCGGCCATCGTCGCGCGGGGCACCCATGGCGCGGCTGGCACGCTCGAACACGGTGCCATCCTCCTCGCCCTCGCCTTCCGACCGGCGGCGGCGTGAACCGTGTGCACCGCGCACGGCGATACGCTCACCGTACGGCGGGTTCATCAACAACACGCCGGCTACCTCAAACGGCGGCTTGCCGAAGCGTGCATCGACCTGCTTGAGCACCGGCTCGCCGGGCAGACCGGCGCGCTGCCAATTCGCGGCGGCATAGGCCAGCATATCGGTGGAAATGTCCGCGCCGGCCACCAATGGCGGCGTACGGCGCATGGACGCGGCGGCCGCATCCGCAGCGGCTTCGCGCAGACGCTTGAAGCATTTGGCATCGTGGTCCTGCAACCACTCGCAGGCGAAGGCGCGTTGCCCGCCCGGTGCAATGCCCAGTGCACGTTGTGCAGCTTCGACGAGGAACGTGCCGCTGCCGCACATCGGATCGTAGAACGGCATGCCGTGGGCACCCGTCCAGCCCGTCAGGCGCAGGATGCCGGCGGCGAGGTTCTCCTTCAGCGGCGCCTCGCCCTTTTCCTGGCGCCAGCCGCGCTTGAAGAGCGGCTCGCCGGTGGTATCGAGATAGAGCGTGCAATCGGTCTCGGTCAGGTATGCGTAGATGCGCACGTCCGGCGAGACGGTATCCACGCTGGGGCGCGCGCCCATGCGCTGGCGGAAGCGGTCACACACCCCGTCCTTCACGCGCAGGCCGACAAACTTCAGGCTCTGCAACGGCGATTTGTGCGCGGTCACGTCCACGCGGATCATCTCGTCGGGCGTGAAATAGTCTTCCCAGCGCTGCGCTGCGGCCAGCGCGTAGATATCGTCCTCGGAGCGATACCCGCGCGACCCCAGGCGCATCAGCACGCGGCTGGCAATGCGGCTGTGCAGGTTGACAGCATATGCCGCGCCCTGCATGCCGAAGAAGTGCACGCCGCCCGGTACGGTGCGGCCCACCTCGAACGTGGCCAGCTCATCGACCTCGGGGCGGATGGCGATTTCGGCCAGTTCATCGGCCAGCGCCTGTTCCAGCCCACGGGGGCATGGCGCGAAGTAAGCAGTTGCCATCGGAAAATCAGAAAAAATCAGAATGGCTTCACGACCACCAGGATCGTAATCGCCAGCAACAACAGCACCGGCAGTTCATTGAACCAGCGGTAGAACTTGTGGGAGCGCTTGTTGGCGCCCGCCTCGAACTTGCGCAGCAGCACGCCGCAGCCATGGTGGTATCCGATCGTCACGAGCACCAGCGCGAGCTTTGCGTGCATCCAGCCGTTGGGCGGATACAGTCCAATGCGATAACCCAGGAACAGCCACAGCCCCAGCAGGATCGCGACAATTGCCAGGATGGTCGTAAAGCGGAACAGCTTGCGCGCCATGATCAGCAGGCGCGTGATGGCCGCGCGCTCGGTTTCCATTGCCAGGTTGACGAAGATGCGCGGCAGATAGAACAGCCCGGCAAACCACGACGCAATGAAGACGATGTGAAAGGCTTTGACCCAGAGCATGCGAAGCGTCCCGTAAAAGGCGTGAACCGCGATCGGTAAAAACGTCGCGCCGCTCATGGCGGCGCTTAACGTGCAGCAGTCAATATCAGGTGCGAATCTCGCCGTGCCCGAACACGACGTACTTCAGCGAGGTCAGCCCCTCCAGGCCGACCGGGCCGCGCGCGTGGAGCTTGTCGTTCGAGATCCCGATCTCGGCGCCCAGGCCGTACTCAAAGCCGTCCGCAAATCGCGTGGACGCGTTGATCATCACGCTGGCCGAATCGACCTCGCGCAGGAAGCGCATGCCGGTCGAATAGTTCTCCGTGATGATCGAATCGGTGTGCGCGGAACCGTAGGTATTGATGTGCTCGATGGCGGCATCCAGGCCATCAACGGTGCGTATCGACAGGATCGGGGCGAGGTATTCGGTGTGCCAGTCGGCCTCAACGGCATCCTTCAGATTGCCGAAACCAGCCGCTTCCAGCGTGGCGCGCGTGGCCGGGCACACCCGGAGTTCGACGCCCTTGTCCTGGTAGATCCGTGCCAGCGGCGGCAGCGCGCGTGCGGCCACATCGCGCGACACCAGCAGCGTTTCCATCGTGTTGCACGGCGCATAGCGCTGCGTCTTGGCGTTGTCGCACACGCGCACGGCCTTCTCGATGTCCGCGTCGGCGTCGATATAGACGTGGCAGATGCCGTCCAGGTGCTTGATCATCGGCACCCGTGCTTCTTCGATCAGGCGCGCGATCAAGCTCTTGCCGCCGCGTGGCACGATCACGTCGACATATTCCGTCATGGTGATCAGCTTGCCGACGGCCGCGCGGTCCGTAGTGGCCACAACCTGCACGGCGTTGGCGGGGAGGCCAGCCTCGGCCAGGCCTTCCTCGATGAGCGCCGCCAGCGCGCCGTTCGATTCGATCGCTTCGGAACCGCCGCGCAGAATGGTCGCGTTGCCCGACTTGATGCACAGCGCCGCGGCATCCACCGTCACGTTTGGCCGCGACTCATAGATGATGCCGATCACGCCAAGCGGCACGCGCATCTGGCCGACCTGGATGCCGGTGGGGCGGAACTTCATGTTGCTGATCTCGCCGATCGGGTCGGGCAGCGCAGCGATCTGCTCCAGGCCCGCAGCCATGGTATCGATGGCGCGGTCGGTCAGCGTGAGGCGGTCGATAAAGGCAGCATCCTGGCCGTTGGCGCGGGCACGCTCGACGTCGCGCGCGTTGATCTCTTTGAGCTTGGCGGCATCGCGACGGACAGCGGCCGCAATATGCAACAGCGCGCGGTTCTTTTGCGCGGTGCCGGCGCGGGCCATGCCGCGCGAGGCGGTGCGCGCCTGACGGCCGACCAGGGCCATGTATTCGTTCACGTCGAGCTGCTTCATGATGATCGCGACCGGCGAGCTGCCGGCAAATTCAATGTGAGGACAATTCGGAGGCTTGCGCCGATGGGACGGATCAAGCCGGCACCGGAAGGCTGCCCGGCCGCGCGATGCGCATCGCCAGTTGCAGCAGGCCATCCCACGGCTCGGCGGGCAGCGATGGTTCGCGCAATCCCTTGACCTGCCGATCGAGCTTGGCAGCCATCGAGAGCGCTCCCTCCAGCTCGCGCTGTGACAACCGCTGCGCAGCCTGCGGCACCAGCCGCTCGCGTGGGCCCCACACCCGAAGTTCCCGCAGCATGGACGCCACTGGCTTGCCCTGGGCCGCGCCCGAGGCGATTTTTGATAATACGCGAATTTCTTCCGTCAACGTCCAGAGCACCAGGACGGTGGCCTCGCCCTCGCCGCGCAGGCCTTCGAGCATGCGCACCAGACGCGGCACATCCCCCGCCAACATGGCTTCGGACAGCTTGAACACGTCGTAGCGCGCCACGTTGAGCACCGCATCGTGCACATCGTCGAACGTCAGCACACCGGGCGGATGCAGCAGACCGAGCTTCTGGATTTCCTGATGCGCGGCCAGCAGATTGCCCTCCACACGGTCGGCAATGAACTGGAGGGCACGCCGGCCGGGCTCACCAGGCTCCACACGCTGCTGCTGGCGCGCCAGGCGCTCGCCGATCCAACCAGGCAGCTTGGTGCGATCCACCGAATCGACCTTGATCGACACGCCGGCGCCCTCCAGCGCCGCAAACCACGCCGACTTGGCGGTCGCAAAATCCAGACGCGGCAGCGTGATCAGCGTGACGGTATCGGCGGCCGGCCCGGACGGCGTGCCCGCAGCCAATGCGCGCAGTGCCTCGCCGCCATCCTTGCCGGGCTTGCCCGACGGAATGCGCAGCTCGACGATCTTGCGATCTCCGAACAGCGACATCGACTGCTGCGCCTCGGTCACGCGCGACCACGAGAAACCGCGCTCGACGCTCATCACCTCGCGCTCGGTAAATCCCTGCGCGCGCGCAGCTTGGCGCAAGGCATCCACTGCCTCAAGTGCGAGCAAGTGCTCGTCGCCATGCACCACGTACAGCGGCGCGAGCCCCTTGGCCGTGGCTTGCTTCAGATGACCTTCGAGCGCATCGAGCCGCAATTGCATGGCAAATCTTGACCTGATCCGCCGCTTACGACGGCAGCTTCACGGCGCCCAGACGGCGCACGAGCTGGTTGATCGTATCGCCCTGCATGTCCCGATAGAGCGCCGCTTCTTCGTAGTCCTTGGCGAGCACCTGCGTCTCGTTGTAAGAGAGATCGCGGAACTGCGTGATTTCCGACGGCGGGATCAGCAGGTTGTCGTGCGCATCGCGCAGCTGGAAGCGGAAGCGATACGTGATGCGGTACTCGCGCACCACGCCCTGCGGCGTGAGCGACGAGATGGTCTTCACGCGGTCTTCAGCCAGCACGTCGAGCAGCGCATCAGCGTCTTTCTTGTCCGACACGATGACGGTGTCGGAGCCGTTGTCGATCAACCGACGCAACTGCGCGCGCATCTGCGAGTTCTGCGGCAAATTGATGTACAGCCGCTTGAACGCGAAGTCGGTATTGCCCCGCATGTGGAAACCGCAAGCGGACAGCGCCGGCAGCGCAAGCGCAAGCGCGAGGACAGAGCGGCCAAAGCGACGGCGGGACAAACCTCGGGACAACGACATAACCATGCGTTCCTTGAGTGGGGTGGCCGATCAGGCCACCACGTTCACCAGACGGCCCGGCACTACGATGATCTTCTTGGGCGGTTTGCCTTCAGCAAATTTCTGAACCGCTTCATCCTTGGCGGCAATCGCTTCGATGGCAGCGCGGTCGGCATCGGCCGGCACAACGATGCTGCCGCGCACCTTGCCGTTGACCTGCAGCACAAGTTCGATCTCGCTCTGCACCAGGGCGCCTTCGTCGACCTGCGGCCACGGGGCGTCGAGCAAGTCGCCATACACGCCGGCGTAGCCCAGTTCCGTCCACAGCACGTGCGTGATGTGCGGCACCACCGGATACAGCACGCGCAGCAGCAGCCCCAAACCTTCGCGGCGCGCATCGGCACCGGCATCCTTGGCGCCTTCCAGCGCGTTGAGCATCTTCATCGTCGCCGAGACAACGGTGTTGTACTGCAGACGCTCGTAGTCGTAGTTGGCTTGCTTGAGCACGGTGTACAGCTCGCGGCGCAGCGCGCGATCAGCATCCGTTGCACCCGCCACAACGCCATTGCCGTGACCGGCACGAATGGCGTCACCATGCGCCACGCCAAAGTTCCACAGACGGCGCAGGAAGCGCGAAGCGCCCTCCACGCCGGCGTCGTTCCACTCGAGCTGTTGCTCGGGCGGCGCGGCGAACATCGTGAACAGGCGCGCTGTGTCGGCTCCGTACTGGTCGATCAGCGCTTGCGGGTCGATGCCGTTGTTCTTCGACTTCGACATCTTTTCCACGCCACCGATCACCACCGGCTGGCCGTCGGCCTTGAGCGTGGCGCCCACCGGGCGGCCGCGTTCGTCGGTCTGCACGTCGACGTCGGCCGGGTTGATCCACTGCTTCTTGCCCGACGCATCTTCGCGGTAGTACGTCTCGTTGAGCACCATGCCCTGCGTGAGCAGGTTGGTGAACGGCTCGTCGAATTTGACCAGGCCCAGGTCACGCATGACCTTGGTCCAGAAGCGTGCGTACAGCAGGTGCAGGATCGCGTGCTCGATGCCGCCGATGTACTGGTCCATCGGCATCCAGTAATCGTTGCGGGCATCGACCATGGTCTCGCCGTCCGGGCACGTATAGCGCATGTAGTACCAGCACGAATCGATGAACGTGTCCATCGTGTCGGTCTCGCGGCGCGCGGGCTTGCCGCACGACGGGCACGTGCAATTCAGGAAGCGCGGGTCCTTGGCGAGCGGGTTGCCCGTGCCATCCGGAACGAGGTCTTCGGGCAGGCGCACCGGCAGGTCCTGCTCGGGAACCGGCACGACACCGCAGCTCTCGCAATGGATCAGCGGGATCGGCGTGCCCCAGTAGCGTTGCCGCGAGATACCCCAGTCGCGCAGGCGCCAGGTCGTCTTCTTCTCGCCCAAGCCTAGTGCGGCGAGATCAGCTGCCACGGCATCAACGGCCTGTTGATAGTTCAGGCCGTCGTACTTGCCGCTGTGGAACAGCACGCCGTGTTCCTTGTCGCCGTACCAGTCGGCCCAGGTGGTCGTGTCGTACGGCTGCCCCTTCACGTCGATCACCTGCTTGATGGGCAGGTGGTACTTGTTGGCGAAGGCAAAGTCGCGCTCGTCGTGCGCGGGCACGCCCATCACGGCGCCGTCGCCGTAGGTCATCAGCACGTAATTGCCGACCCACACCGGCACGGATTCGCCTGTAAGCGGGTGCGTGACGTTCAGGCCGGTCGGCATGCCCTTCTTTTCCATGGTCGCCATGTCGGCTTCCATGACGCTGCCGTGCTTGCACTCTTCGATGAACGCGGCGAGCGCCGGGTTGCTCTGCGCGGCGTGCGTAGCAATCGGATGCTCCGCGGCCACGGCGCAGAACGTCACGCCCATGATCGTGTCGGCACGCGTGGTGAAGACGTACAGCTTGCCGTCATTGATCAGCTTGCCGTCGGCATCGGGAATGTTGTGCGGGAAGGCAAAGCGCACACCCTCGCTCTTGCCGATCCAGTTCTGCTGCATCAGCTTGACGCGCTCGGGCCAGCCCAGAGCGTCAAGGTCGGAGAGCAGTTCCTGCGCATACTTCGTTATGCCCAGGTAGTACATCGGGATCTCGCGCTTTTCCACCACCGCACCCGAACGCCAGCCGCGCCCGTCGATCACCTGCTCGTTGGCGAGCACGGTCTGGTCGACCGGGTCCCAGTTCACGGTGCCGGTCTTACGGTAGGCGATGCCCTTTTCGAGCATCTTCAGGAACAGCCACTGGTTCCAGCGGTAGTAGTCGGGGCTGCAGGTCGCCACTTCGCGCGACCAGTCGATCGCCAGGCCCATCGACTGCATCTGCTTCTTCATGTAAGCGATGTTGTCGTACGTCCATGCAGCCGGCGCCACGCCATTGTTCAGCGCCGCGTTTTCCGCCGGCATGCCGAAGGCGTCCCAACCCATCGGCATCAGCACGTTGTATCCCTTCATGCGCAACTGACGCGTCATCACGTCATTGATGGTGTAGTTGCGCACGTGGCCCATGTGCAGCTTGCCCGACGGATACGGCAGCATCGAGCACGCATAGAACTTGGGCTTGTCCGAGCCGTCAGCAGCGCGCGCGTGTTCGGTCACACGGTAGGCATCCAGGGCCTGCCAGTGTTGCTGCGCTTGCTGTTCGACGTCGGACGGGGAGTATTTGTCTTGCATGGTGATGGGTCGCCCGGATGCCCCGGCGATTGCAGCCGCGCCGCCAACGCGCGCAGCCGGATTGAATAACGGAAAAGGCCCGATTATACCGTCGCCACCCGCCCCATCCGGGCGATCGCGAGCAGTGAAAAAGGCGCCGGACAGGCCTGCCAGCGCCTTCTGCCGCCAGCCTGATTACAGGCCGAGCACGTCGTTCATGTCGTACAAGCCCTTCTTGCCAGCCACGTACACTGCAGCGCGCACGGCACCTTCGGCATACGACTGGCGCGTATTGGAGCGATGCGTGATTTCGATGCGCTCGCCGTCGCCGGCAAACAGCACGGTGTGATCGCCCACGATGTCGCCACCACGCACGGTGGCAAAACCAATGGTGCCAAGCTGGCGCGGGCCGGTCTCGCCTTCGCGCGCATAGACCGCTCGATCGGCCAGCTTGGTGCCCTGCGCTTCGGCCACGATCTCGCCCATCTTGAGCGCGGTGCCCGACGGGGCGTCGATCTTGTGCTTGTGATGCGCCTCGATGATTTCGACGTCGTAGCCCTGCGCCAGGATCTTGGCGGCGACTTCGATCAGCTTGAACGTCGCGTTCACGCCCACGCTCATGTTCGGTGCCCACACCACACCGATCGATTCGCCGTAGGTCTTGAAGCTGGCCTTCTGCTCGGCCGTGAAGCCAGTCGTGCCAATCACCACTGCAGTGCCCAACTCACGGGCCACGTTCAAGTGATTGAGCGTTGCATCAGGTCGCGTGAAGTCGATCAGTACATCGGCTTGCGAGAGGCCGGCGCGCACGTCGTCGGTCACAATCACGCCGGTGGTCTTGCCCAGCTTGACGCCGGCATCCTGGCCCACGGCGTCGCTGCCCGGGCGGTCCAGCGCGGCGCCCAGCGTCACGCCGGGCGTGCGCAGTACGGTGTCGATCAGCATCTGGCCCATGCGGCCCGAGGCGCCTGCAATCGCGATTTTCATGTCGGTGGTAGCGAAAAGCTGCAAAAGGAAAACGGTCTGTAAAACGCACAAGCGGCGGAACCCGTCCGCCGCTCGCTCGAAGATGGTGTGCCGAAGCCTGGGCGCTCAGGGCGACGTCGTAGCCGGCGGCGGAACGCTGGTGTCGGTGCCGCCACCGCCCGTACGGCGCTCCGGCAGCGTCACGTCAACACTGTTTTTGGAGCCGGCGGTCGATTGCACGCGGTCAGTCACCTCAGCCGACGGGATCGACGGTGCACGCGCTGCCGGCGCGGCGCCCGCAGCAGCAGCGGCCTGCGCGGCATCCTTCTTCGGGCGCTTGATGCCGTCGATCTCGGAAATCAGCTCCGACTCAGACGGCAGCTCATCGGCGCCCACCCACTTGGCGAGGCGGTCGCCATCAAACCACACCGTCAGCCGGCGCTCCTGCACAACTGACGTATTGCCACGCTTGAAAGAGAAGATGTAA from Ralstonia pickettii encodes the following:
- a CDS encoding outer membrane protein assembly factor BamE, with translation MTFSFARSPVRFAHVARRGGLLVGAVLAASALLAGCGTYDSTTRKIANAITPYRIDIVQGNFVSREQAAQLKEGMTRDQVRFVLGTPLLTDMFHANRWDYIFSFKRGNTSVVQERRLTVWFDGDRLAKWVGADELPSESELISEIDGIKRPKKDAAQAAAAAGAAPAARAPSIPSAEVTDRVQSTAGSKNSVDVTLPERRTGGGGTDTSVPPPATTSP
- a CDS encoding THUMP domain-containing class I SAM-dependent RNA methyltransferase, with amino-acid sequence MATAYFAPCPRGLEQALADELAEIAIRPEVDELATFEVGRTVPGGVHFFGMQGAAYAVNLHSRIASRVLMRLGSRGYRSEDDIYALAAAQRWEDYFTPDEMIRVDVTAHKSPLQSLKFVGLRVKDGVCDRFRQRMGARPSVDTVSPDVRIYAYLTETDCTLYLDTTGEPLFKRGWRQEKGEAPLKENLAAGILRLTGWTGAHGMPFYDPMCGSGTFLVEAAQRALGIAPGGQRAFACEWLQDHDAKCFKRLREAAADAAAASMRRTPPLVAGADISTDMLAYAAANWQRAGLPGEPVLKQVDARFGKPPFEVAGVLLMNPPYGERIAVRGAHGSRRRRSEGEGEEDGTVFERASRAMGAPRDDGRRPVRELRQPEPPPPVDPEEEAAANEFAQAFAGTLKREFAGWKAFVFTGDLSMPRRMRLKESQRTPLYNGNIECRLFRFDMVKGGMRDRPERPERPANGDASNDNADA
- a CDS encoding CopD family protein, producing MLWVKAFHIVFIASWFAGLFYLPRIFVNLAMETERAAITRLLIMARKLFRFTTILAIVAILLGLWLFLGYRIGLYPPNGWMHAKLALVLVTIGYHHGCGVLLRKFEAGANKRSHKFYRWFNELPVLLLLAITILVVVKPF
- a CDS encoding glutamate-5-semialdehyde dehydrogenase, with amino-acid sequence MKQLDVNEYMALVGRQARTASRGMARAGTAQKNRALLHIAAAVRRDAAKLKEINARDVERARANGQDAAFIDRLTLTDRAIDTMAAGLEQIAALPDPIGEISNMKFRPTGIQVGQMRVPLGVIGIIYESRPNVTVDAAALCIKSGNATILRGGSEAIESNGALAALIEEGLAEAGLPANAVQVVATTDRAAVGKLITMTEYVDVIVPRGGKSLIARLIEEARVPMIKHLDGICHVYIDADADIEKAVRVCDNAKTQRYAPCNTMETLLVSRDVAARALPPLARIYQDKGVELRVCPATRATLEAAGFGNLKDAVEADWHTEYLAPILSIRTVDGLDAAIEHINTYGSAHTDSIITENYSTGMRFLREVDSASVMINASTRFADGFEYGLGAEIGISNDKLHARGPVGLEGLTSLKYVVFGHGEIRT
- the leuS gene encoding leucine--tRNA ligase codes for the protein MQDKYSPSDVEQQAQQHWQALDAYRVTEHARAADGSDKPKFYACSMLPYPSGKLHMGHVRNYTINDVMTRQLRMKGYNVLMPMGWDAFGMPAENAALNNGVAPAAWTYDNIAYMKKQMQSMGLAIDWSREVATCSPDYYRWNQWLFLKMLEKGIAYRKTGTVNWDPVDQTVLANEQVIDGRGWRSGAVVEKREIPMYYLGITKYAQELLSDLDALGWPERVKLMQQNWIGKSEGVRFAFPHNIPDADGKLINDGKLYVFTTRADTIMGVTFCAVAAEHPIATHAAQSNPALAAFIEECKHGSVMEADMATMEKKGMPTGLNVTHPLTGESVPVWVGNYVLMTYGDGAVMGVPAHDERDFAFANKYHLPIKQVIDVKGQPYDTTTWADWYGDKEHGVLFHSGKYDGLNYQQAVDAVAADLAALGLGEKKTTWRLRDWGISRQRYWGTPIPLIHCESCGVVPVPEQDLPVRLPEDLVPDGTGNPLAKDPRFLNCTCPSCGKPARRETDTMDTFIDSCWYYMRYTCPDGETMVDARNDYWMPMDQYIGGIEHAILHLLYARFWTKVMRDLGLVKFDEPFTNLLTQGMVLNETYYREDASGKKQWINPADVDVQTDERGRPVGATLKADGQPVVIGGVEKMSKSKNNGIDPQALIDQYGADTARLFTMFAAPPEQQLEWNDAGVEGASRFLRRLWNFGVAHGDAIRAGHGNGVVAGATDADRALRRELYTVLKQANYDYERLQYNTVVSATMKMLNALEGAKDAGADARREGLGLLLRVLYPVVPHITHVLWTELGYAGVYGDLLDAPWPQVDEGALVQSEIELVLQVNGKVRGSIVVPADADRAAIEAIAAKDEAVQKFAEGKPPKKIIVVPGRLVNVVA
- the dapB gene encoding 4-hydroxy-tetrahydrodipicolinate reductase, which translates into the protein MKIAIAGASGRMGQMLIDTVLRTPGVTLGAALDRPGSDAVGQDAGVKLGKTTGVIVTDDVRAGLSQADVLIDFTRPDATLNHLNVARELGTAVVIGTTGFTAEQKASFKTYGESIGVVWAPNMSVGVNATFKLIEVAAKILAQGYDVEIIEAHHKHKIDAPSGTALKMGEIVAEAQGTKLADRAVYAREGETGPRQLGTIGFATVRGGDIVGDHTVLFAGDGERIEITHRSNTRQSYAEGAVRAAVYVAGKKGLYDMNDVLGL
- the holA gene encoding DNA polymerase III subunit delta — protein: MQLRLDALEGHLKQATAKGLAPLYVVHGDEHLLALEAVDALRQAARAQGFTEREVMSVERGFSWSRVTEAQQSMSLFGDRKIVELRIPSGKPGKDGGEALRALAAGTPSGPAADTVTLITLPRLDFATAKSAWFAALEGAGVSIKVDSVDRTKLPGWIGERLARQQQRVEPGEPGRRALQFIADRVEGNLLAAHQEIQKLGLLHPPGVLTFDDVHDAVLNVARYDVFKLSEAMLAGDVPRLVRMLEGLRGEGEATVLVLWTLTEEIRVLSKIASGAAQGKPVASMLRELRVWGPRERLVPQAAQRLSQRELEGALSMAAKLDRQVKGLREPSLPAEPWDGLLQLAMRIARPGSLPVPA
- a CDS encoding LPS-assembly lipoprotein LptE, whose protein sequence is MSLSRGLSRRRFGRSVLALALALPALSACGFHMRGNTDFAFKRLYINLPQNSQMRAQLRRLIDNGSDTVIVSDKKDADALLDVLAEDRVKTISSLTPQGVVREYRITYRFRFQLRDAHDNLLIPPSEITQFRDLSYNETQVLAKDYEEAALYRDMQGDTINQLVRRLGAVKLPS